Within the Zea mays cultivar B73 chromosome 10, Zm-B73-REFERENCE-NAM-5.0, whole genome shotgun sequence genome, the region aatataattcaagaatcttggtgatacttatctactactacgcattatacaagggtagcaagtgagcttggtgagagatgtagtagatatgtttcctgtcatagatgtagacatgaacacacatgtggtgtagcggtagctactcttggcttttgcttgagaggtcatgggttcaaatccccttaaggacatgtgtgtttttttaattttagctagacgtggctGTACGAGGGGatgggaatgggaatgagctttACAGGATGAGAATGGGAATGAGCTTTacgggagggggaatgagaaagacagaacaAAGAATGTGAATGACATGGGAATGGAAAGAATGTGAATGACATGGGAATGGGAATGGTGGCAGAACGGGAATGGCAGAAcaggaatggtggcagaacacgggaatggcagactactcttacagccttaatagtagtagagattacAGCAGCAGCAACATATTTCATTATTCATTATAGCAGCAGCAAGTATTCATTATTCATAACTAGGTAACAGTGCGACATTGCAAATTGAAGAAGTGACAGCTGAATATTGTACAACACCATTACAGCAACAAGATACAACCCATGCTACATAAGAAGTTGTTTCATGCTCTTAGTCTTCCTTGCTATGTTAAGTCGCTTGCTCCTTGTGTTATTTGCTGGACTATCTTCAATTTTACTCTTTTTCCTCCTCTTCCTTCTCTTCTCCTTAGGTGGACTGATTTCCTCCTCTTCCTTCTCTTCTCCTTGTGGCACTTCTTCAATTTGCATGCTAGCAGGACTATTTTCCCTGTTCAACAAACCAAAGGTTAACGATGAGAACAATTTCACGACTAGTACATAAGCGACATTATACCACCATTACCTAGTTACAATGACATTGAATGGTGGCGCTTGTGGCACTTCTTCAATTTGCATGCTAGGAGGACTATTTTCCCTGTTCAACAAACCAAAGGTTAACGATGAGAACAATTTCAAGATTAGTACATAAGCGACATTATACCACCATTACCTAGTTACAATGACATTGAATGGCGGCGCTTGTGGCACTTCTTCAATTTGCATGGTAGGGGGACTATTTTCCCTGGTTACAATGACATTGGATGGCGGCACTTCTGAATTTTCTGCACCCCAATGTTGATCTTCTCCGAAAGCCGCATCCACGGCATTTTTGCATTTGCTAGCAAAATGACCAAACTCTCCACATCTTTTACATTTCCGCCTCCTAGGGCCAAGTCCAGTGCCCTCTGCACTTGATCTTATTCTAGTCTTCCTTGGCCTCCCTGGTGCTCTACTCTGTACTGGAGCGTGGAGCACAAATCCTGGATCGACTATGTCCCACTGATGTTGTGACTCAATACAAGGCACATTATCAGCGTATGTTGCATTAAACTTGGTGGCAGAGAAGTAATCATCCACATATTGGTCGATTTCAGCAGCTGGACCACGAAGAGAGGTAATGAAGAAGAGGGCATGGATACATGGCAAGCCAGTAATCTCCCATTGCCAACAACTACATGTCCTCTTCTCTAAGTTCACTGGGTACCTCCATTCCCTCTTTTCTCTGTCGTATGCTGTCACCTCTGCCTCAAATGGCGTACGCTTTATCATTTTCATCTTCAAACCCCTTGTTTTCGTAAGCAATTTCTTCATCATAGAAGGGATTATTTTGTGGCCAACAAACTTTGCAGCTAAAATTCTCTGACGTAACTCAAACTTTTCCATAAGCATCTGCCTAATCTTGTCCAACATTTCCACCAAATGAAGCCCTTTGATTTTTCTAACTTTTGCATTGAAAGACTCTGCAAGGTTGTTATTCACATATTCTACCTTACATACTTCATTGAATTTGTTTCGCATCCATAACTTCGAATGACTCTTTTTGAACCAATCCTTCACCTTTGGGTTCGCTGCGTGCAATTGGCTCAAGTGATAATTATGCTTCTTGAGGCTGTAGGTTAGTGGTGCATGCCACAGGTTGTCATCGTACATCTTTCCTTTAAAGATCTTGCCAAAATTAGCTGCAAGGTGACGCATGCATTCCCTATGCTCCACTCCAGGGAACACCTCCTCAACTGCAGTTTCTAGACCCTTACATGCATCTGTGTGTATCACCAATCCATGTGGAATACCTATAACCACTCACAAATTCTGTAGAAACCATTTCCAGCTCTCTTCTGATTCAGCCTCTAACACCCCATATGCAACTGGAAAGAGCCAATTgtgtgcatcaatggcacaagcagcTACTAATTGTCCTCTAAATCTTCCATTCAAAGCAGTTGCATCCACTGCTAAATATGGTCTACAACCATCTAAAAAGCCCTTCCAACAAGCCTTAAATGAAACAAAAACCCTTCGAAAGCATTCCTTCTCCATAATCATCTTCCTCACTTTGTACTGCACAGTGTGCTTGTCAATCTCTACAACACTTCCTAGACATGCTTTCTCCACTTCGGCTTTGAAAGTGTACATCAACTTAAAACTATCCTTCCATGGACCATAAATCTTGTCTAGAGCCATTTCCTTACCATAAAACACTATCATGTAAGGCACCTTCATTCCATACTTCTCATGTATCTTCTTTATCAATGTAGTTGGACCAATACATGGGTTGTCTCTCACCCAATCCAACATTACATCAGCGCACCACTTGCTCTTAGCTATCTTCAAAGTCTCTTTTCTTTCAACACTTGGACATGTGTGAGGAAAAGGGTTCACTTTGACCTGAATGAGTGTGCTATCTCGCATCTTAGAGGCATGCATCCTCCATCTACACCTCTCATATGTGCAGTGCACTCTCAACCTACTTGGGTTACTTTTATCAATTTCAAAGTCATATTCACCCTTAATGCAATAAGTAGCGAGTGCATTTCGACAATCAACCATCGATGGAAATATGATGCCTTCTGCTAGGGAAGGATTGTCCTTGTCATAATCGATCACTGGTCTGTCCTCATCATCTTCATGCCCAGACATCCCCATGTCAATGttctcctcttcctcttcttgGTCAGTGTCCACAAATTGTGCAGGTCTGTTATCTAGTAATAATGTTGGATGGCTTTTAACCAAATCTGGATACAACCTCTCATCCTCATTATCATAAACAACCTCATCAGGTACATCATAGTCCAGTGTCAACACTGGATGGCTTtggctacaagatggttgagagcgTATTGACTGATTAGCCCTTCCTCCAATAACCACATCATTTTGGACAACAACAGACCTTTCTCCAAGATGCATAGCAAACATCAGAGATAAATCCAAATCACTCTTAATTTTCATAGATTTATTCTCAAACTTGTCAAAGTAACTGAATTGTACCTCATCATCAACATTCCAAGCATGCCGATCACATATAGCCTTGCTAAACTGTTCCAAAGTCCATGTAACATCCGCACCCACGTGAAATTCATAACAACCAACATATGCTTTTTTACCACTGTCATTCAACCTTCTGCTTGTTTTTCTTCTCACATTCAAcacaaaagatgtatttaaatccATCCTAGTTGACAACAAAATTATTCTAGTCGTTAAACTAGCACCAACATCAAGTAACAGGGGGTCTGAAATTGCTACATACCTCTAGATTGGGATGGTGGTCGAGTGAAAATTGCTACTAGTGGAAGGAGATCTAGTCGTGTGCGCCCAGGGAAGATGCAGCAGCCGCGTGCGCCATCGCAGATACAGCTTGCTGCGCGCGCCAAGGGAGATGCAGCGAGCAGGGCGCCGCCGAGGATGGCCACGACCGAGCGTCGTCTTCTCACGGCCGGGCGTTGTCCCTGGCAGTGGGAGTGTTGATTTGGTGTCGATTTGGGATGGAGTTTTGGTGTCGATGTTGGTGTCGAGCTACCGGCCGCACCCACTCCGCGTCGAGCTCGCTTGCGGCTGGCCGTTCCCGGCCGCGCCCACCCCCGCGTCGAGCTCGCCCGAGTAGAAGCCGCCCGCCGGAGCGCCCGCGTAGAAGCCTCCCGCCGGAGCACACCGCGGAGGCCGAGATCCGCCCGCCGGAGCGCCCGCGGAGGCCAAGATCCGCCTGCCGTGCGGCCTGGGCGAATGGGTCCTGCGGCTGCGGGGGCGCCGTCGAACGACGGGATGAAGGTGGAGGAGCCCCCGCTGTCGATGGAGAGCGAGCGCTTGGAGGACAGCGACGACGACGAGTGCacaggctgctgctgctgctcgccTCGGCGCAGGGGAGCCGCGCGGTGGAGGGGAGCCTGCCTGTGTGGCCGAGGGGAAGGCTCGCCGGAGGGGAAGGCTTGCCGCTCGAAGGAGGCGCGGTGGAGGGGAGCCGCGCGGTGGAGCGTGCGATCTCTGCTCAAATCAATTTGGGGGAGAAGCTGAAGTGAGAGGACCGGTCCCACTTGTAAGGACTTAGGTCCACATGGAAGAGCGTTTGACAGGAGAAAATGCCGCCGTGAGGTGATTTCTGAGCATAGTGTGGAGGTGGGAGGGGAAAACTGAGTAGAGAATTTGGGCGAGGGTAGATTTGAGCAGAGCGTCCAGACTAGTGGGTGAAATGTAAATGTCCCCTTTATTTATGCCATGTGCTTGTCATAGTCTTAATCTTACTCTTTGTGACATGGCTAAGTCTTGTGCCAAAGCTATTTCATTTTTTGAGATTGTATAACAGATATATGTATTATTTTCTAGTTCTACCAAAAGATGGGATGTTTTGAAGGGCCATGTTGAAAGTTTAACTGTGAAGTCATGGTGCAATACTCGTTGGGAGAGTAGGATTAAAAGTGTCAAAGCAATTAGATTTGAAGCTCCAAACATAAGGTCAGCTTTGCTTCAGTTAAGTACAGATAATGATGTCGAATCAAAGGATAGAAGCAACACAGAAAATTTATTAGATGTTCTTGGTACATTTGAGTTCATACTTGGTATGGTTATTTGGTATGGAATTTTATTTACTGTAAACAAAGTGAGCAAGCAGCTGCAGTCGCCATCCATGTGCCTTGATGCTACATTAAAGAACATAGAAGGTGCAATGAAGTTTTTTAATATTATAGAAATGAAGGGTTTGCTTCTAGCTTGATCATTGCAAGAGAGATTGCATCAGAACTAGGTGTGGAGCCATCATTTCCAGTAAAGCACCATGCTAAGAGGAAGAAACAATATGATGAAACTGAATTCGAAGAAGCAAAACTCGAAGCTGAGAAGGCTTTTGAAGTTAATTACTTTTTGGTTATGGTTGATGTTGCAATTAGTTCATTAAAAAGTAGATTTGAAGAACTCCAATCATTCAAAAGTATATTTGGGTTTTTGATGAGCTCAACAACCCTGAAGGCACCGGATGCTACTGAACTAAGAGATTCTTGCATCAAATTTGCAAACACTTTCTCTTTGGGTGGCTCCTCTGATGTTGATTTAAATGATCTAATTTCAGAACTCAGTGTTATGAGGTTTAGTATATCAGATAAACCTATGTCTGCCATGAAGATTTTTGAGTATGTCAGAGAAGTGGATTGTTATCCTAATATTTTAATTgcttatcagttattatttaccGTGCCTGTCACTATGGCATCTGCTAAAAGAAGCTTTTCAAAGTTCAAGTTAGTAAAGAATTATTTGAGGTCTCATATGTCTCAAGAAAGATTAAATGGGTTGGCCATACTAAGCTTCGAGAAGATATTATTGGATAAGATTGATATTGACATCATCATCAACGACTTTGCGGCTAGACATGTTCGAAGAAATTTTTAAGATAAAATCATATTATGTACTTCTTATTCTTATTTGATATAAACAATTTTTAGATATATATGGAGTGTTTATTGATAACCtatatatactatatttatgTATAATAGTTATTGTTGGAAAGGGCCTCTATTATAAGTCTAGTCCTGGGTCTCTAAAATGTCAGGACCGACACTGTTTACTCATAGGGCAATTATTACCTACTTTAGTCATTCTATTTGGCAAAATAGAGACCAAACGGGACTAAAAACCAGGGACAAAAGATTAGTCTCTCTAACCAAACAGTGCCTTAGTTAGGGGATTAAGTTTAGTACCTGCCCTGTTTGGTTTTAGGGACTAAAAGTATTTAGAACacattaaatgaatcataagaaGACTAGAATACCTCTTAGCATTCTCCCGTGATTATTGTAACTGAAATAAAGGAGGAGCAAAAAGTGGAATTAATATGTGTTAGTCCATTTTCGTCACCActtgagggactagagactaaaacgGTTTAGTCCCTGTTTTAATCCCAGCGTTTGTTAGTTAAGGGACTATATGAAACTAAAATagtccctcaaaccaaacggaGCCTTAATATTTAGTGCTTTATTTAAGTCTATAATGATGATTTTAGTATTGTATTAGCTTGTCTTAATATTGAGTGCGACATCCTACCTTGTTCGAAAATTTCTTATACATCAACATTTATATTGTAATGGATCAACATTTCTTATACACTTTAATCCTTTGTGAATTTACCAACGTATATTTATTGCTACTGATATTTATGGACGGTATTTTAGATTTCGACAATGGTCGGTGTATTTTTTTTATTAAACTTTCTAAACTACCAATATCATTTCTGTTTTTGAAGTTTTCATTTTCGACCGCGGCAAAGACATCTAACGGCCAACGCCCATGGCAAGAGATAAGATCACCCAACGGCCATGGCAAGAGAGACCGTCGGGTCGGGCACATATTCCATGCGGACTTAGACGAGCGACACACCTGCTCCTACGCCTAGCTGTTAATCTAATCCTGCTCCTACGCACAGCATCCTGCGGCACACCTGCAGCTAAGGCTTATAAAAGGCCCCAGCCCTGACCCTGAGGTGAACCAATCTCTCGTTGTCGCCGCGCGCATCCCAGTATCCCAATTCCCACGGCCAGACGGCCACCCACACCCACCTCTCAACTCCGCCAAGCCAAGCTCGATCAGCGAAACTCAGGCGATCGGACGACGCCCCACCGAACAAGTGCAGCGCCCGGCGGCCCTCCCCCCCGGAACGAAGCTTCGGCGTTCTCGTCGTGCCGTCGCAAGGTAACAGCAAGCAGCCAATCTATTCTCTCTCTTCCTGATCAATCTGCTTGCACGTACGCCGGCCGCCACCACGCGTTCCACATATCTCTTTACGGATCCCACGCTGTACGTAGTGTAAGGACGCCGTACGTCGCCGATCGTACCAACAACCTAGGCGGCGATCGTACCAACAACCTACCTACTAGCGCCTTCCTGCTGTAGATACTTAGATGTGGTGCATAGGTTCAGTCAGGattagaagaagaaaaaaaaaagagaggagacggcggcggcgatggcggcTTTTCCTTGGTCTGCAATGCACCCACCGCAGTGCCTTCGATTGCTTCTTCTTGATGCCAGATAGTAATTTCAGTCGGAGGGGAGAGCCTGGGATAGACACCTGCAGCCTCGCGTATGATTCCTGGCGGCGTTAGTCAGGTTTCTGAAATGCGAAGCTTCGCTTCAGTTATGGGCTTATGGCTCGTTCGTCTTTGTCTTGGATTTCTAATTTCTTAACATCCTGCCATTGTCGTGCTGCGTCTTGGATCCTTATTATGTCAGACGAGTAATTCTGGGGGTTCCAAATAGCACGTGATGATGGCTTTAATTTGCACAGAAAGAAAGTGCATCCATCAAATTCTTCCCGGCCCGCTACATCCTGCCTTTTACCTTCTTTCTGCCTTCTGTACATATTCACTGTTGATGTTGTTGTTATACATACCATACTATACAGTCAGCATTTTAAGATTTCTTTGGCAAAGCCCTTACCTGGCTGGTTTTGTTGGCGTCCTGTCCTAGCTTACAGCAGCCAGCAGAAAAAAAATTGTTAGCCTTTTTCATGTGGTCCTCCAGCTGCAGAGTCTAATGTTGCTTCTTTTCCTTTATGCAGTGCAGATCATAAGTCTATAACAAGAAAGACAACAAAACTATGCTGAAAGATGTGCTTGCATAGAAGAGACTTCTGCTGCAACACCACCAAGGGCCTGGTGGTTCTTGCGAAAGGTCTGCAGGCCTGCTCGTCTCTTGACTTCAGCGGCGATCACCTTGCCTGCATCTACTCCACGCCCTTCAGACTCCGACGCCACCGATCCATAAGGCGCAGTCCACCTGATTGACAACAGAAAGCTAGCCCTGTGTGCATCATCACACAATTTTCATAGAGATAAAAGATATGAAGACCAGAGGGAAGACTTTGACGGAGCGATACGAGATGGGGAAGCTGCTGGGGAAAGGCGCGTTCGGGAAGGTGCACTATGCAAGGGACCTCGAGTCCAACCAGGGTGTTGCTATCAAGATCATGGACAAGGAAAGGGTGCTCAAGGCCGGGCTCTCGGAGCAGGTAAAGCGCGAGATCACGACGATGCGGCTGGTGGAACACAAAAACATCGTTCGTCTCCATGAGGTCATGGCGACGCGGAACAAGATCTACATCATCATGGAGTATGCGAAAGGGGGTGAGCTCTTGGACAAGGTTAAGAGGAGCGGCAGGCTGACGGAGGCTGACACACACAGATACTTCCAACAGCTCATTGGCGCACTGGATCACTGCCACAGCCGAGGTGTATACCACCGAGACTTGAAGCCTGAGAACCTGCTGTTGAATGAGAATGGGGACCTCAAGGTGACTGACTTTGGACTGAGCGCGTTTTCAGAGTCGAGGAGGACAGATGGGCTGCTCCATACTGTCTGTGGGACACCGGTGTATATAGCTCCGGAGGTGATCAAGAAGACGGGCTACGATGGTGCAAAATCAGACATCTGGTCTTGTGGTGTCGTCCTGTTTGTTCTCGCTGCTGGCTACCTCCCTTTCCAGGGCCCAAACTTGATGGAGATTTATCGAAAGATAAATGATAGTGATTTCAGGTGCCCTGGTTGGTTTTCACACAAACTCAAGAGGCTGCTGTACAAGATTTTGAACCCCAACCCCAGCATGAGACCTTCAATTCAGGAGATAAAAGAGTCTACCTGGTTTCGAAAAGGTCCAAGGGAGATCAGTGCAGTGAAGGAGAAAGTTCTTAGCGAGAATGCCACCGCCACAAATGCTGCCCCAGTGCTTGCTGCTAGGCGCAAGGAGATTGCTCATGAAGATATGAAGCCCCTGGTTGCCACAAAACTCAATGCCTTTGAAATCATCGCGTTCTCAGCAGGGTTGGACCTTTCTGGTCTGTTTATCAAGGAGTGTAGGAAGGAGACAAGGTTCACTTCAGATAAGCCAGCATTGGCCATCATCTCAAAGCTTGAAGATGTCGCGAAAGCACTGAATCTCAGGATAAGGAAGAAGGACAACAACACTGTCATCATTCAAGGGAGGAAGCATGGGGGCAATGGTGTCCTTCAGTTTGACACGCAGATCTTTGAGATCACACCATCCTGCCATCTCGTTCAGATGAAACAAACCAGTGGCGATCTTATTGAGTACCAGAAACTGTTGGAAGAGGGCATCCGGCCAGGGCTGAAGGACGTTGTCTGGGCCTGGCATGGAGATGATCTGCAGCAGAAGTAGGAGTAGCTTCAGATGTCTCCTGTAGATTATGTTATACATTCCATT harbors:
- the LOC103640734 gene encoding CBL-interacting protein kinase 14; translated protein: MKTRGKTLTERYEMGKLLGKGAFGKVHYARDLESNQGVAIKIMDKERVLKAGLSEQVKREITTMRLVEHKNIVRLHEVMATRNKIYIIMEYAKGGELLDKVKRSGRLTEADTHRYFQQLIGALDHCHSRGVYHRDLKPENLLLNENGDLKVTDFGLSAFSESRRTDGLLHTVCGTPVYIAPEVIKKTGYDGAKSDIWSCGVVLFVLAAGYLPFQGPNLMEIYRKINDSDFRCPGWFSHKLKRLLYKILNPNPSMRPSIQEIKESTWFRKGPREISAVKEKVLSENATATNAAPVLAARRKEIAHEDMKPLVATKLNAFEIIAFSAGLDLSGLFIKECRKETRFTSDKPALAIISKLEDVAKALNLRIRKKDNNTVIIQGRKHGGNGVLQFDTQIFEITPSCHLVQMKQTSGDLIEYQKLLEEGIRPGLKDVVWAWHGDDLQQK